TTGGACCAGGCGGCGAAAACCCTGGGAATCGACGCCTCGACCCTGTATCGCAAGCGCAAGCAATACAACTTGTGAGCGCGCGACGATGAAACTGGCGATGACGTTGCGGACCCGGCTCTTCCTGAGTATCTCCGCCTTGATCACCGTGGCTTTGCTCGGGCTTCTGCTCGGGCTGGTCAGCGTGATGCAAATGGCTGGAACGCAGGAAGCGCTGGTCCGCAATAACTTCATCACCCTGGATCTCGGGCTCAAGCTGCGGCAAACCCTGGGTGATCAACTGATCATCATGCTTGCCGAAAAGCCCGACCCGGGTGCGTTCGAAGCCTCCAAGCAGCATTACTTCCAGTTGCTCGATCAAGGCATCGAGCAACAAGGCGAGAGCGATGACCCGCCTTATGGTTTCCGTCAGGCGAAAGCCGATTATCTGAATTTCCTCGCCTCGTTCGACGTCACTGCCGAATCCGCCCGCAATGCCAGCGCCAGCGTGGATTTTCGTGAGCGCTTCAATGTCCTGCGCAACGGCTTGATCACTGAGCACAAACACGCGCTGGACAGCATCAACGCGGTGCAACACGCCGCCCGCGAACGCGCTCTGCTAATCGCCGGGCTGCTGGGGCTGGTGGGGCTGGCGGTGCTGATTATCGGCTTCGTTACGGCGCAGGGCATAGCCAGGCGCTTCGGCGCGCCTATTGAGGCGCTGGCCAAAGCCGCCGATAACATCGGCCAAGGCAATTATGAAGTGACGCTGCCGATTTCCTCGGCCATGGAAGTCAATCTGCTGTCCCGCCGTTTCGGCTTGATGGCTGAAGCCCTGCGTGAGCATCAGGCTACCAATGTCGATGAACTGCTCGCCGGCCAGCAGCGCCTGCAAGCCGTGCTCGACAGCATCGACGATGGATTGTTGATGATCGACCGCCAGGGTCATCTCGAGCACCTCAACCCTGTGGCCCAACGCCAATTAGGCTGGGAGAACGATCGCCTCGGCCAAGGGTTGGGCGCCGCACTCGAACGCCCGGAACTCGATGCGCAACTGCATCTCGTGTTGCGTGGCGGCACGCTTGAGCGGGCGCCGGACGACCTGAGCATCGAGGTCGATGGCGAATCACGCTTGCTGACCTACAGCCTGACACCGGTCAGCCACACTCAGGGGCACATCCTCGGTGCGGTGATGGTGTTGCACGACGTGACCGAGCAGCGTGCCTTCGAGCGCGTGCGCAGTGAGTTCGTTTTGCGTGCCTCTCATGAACTGCGTACGCCGGTTACCGGCATGCACATGGCGTTCGGGCTGTTCCGTGAACGGGCGAAATTTCCTGCAGAGTCTCGCGAGGCTGACTTGCTCGATACCGTGAACGAAGAGATGCAGCGCCTGATGCAGTTGATCAACGACTTGCTCAACTTCTCGCGCTACCAGAACGGCTTGCAAAAGCTGACGCTGGCGCCGTGTTCCATCGAGGATCTGTTGGAGCAGGCGCGGCTGCGGTTTGTCGATTGCGCAGTAGCCAAGGGCATCACCCTGAATGTCGAAATTCAAGGGCCGTTGCCGCGGTTGCAGGCTGACCAGGCGCAACTCGACCGAGTGCTCGACAACCTTATCGACAATGCCTTGCGGCACACCGCCCGCGATGGCCAGATCCGTCTGCAGGCGCGGCGCCATGGCGAACGGGTGATCATCAGCGTCGAAGACAATGGCGAAGGCATTGCCTACGGCCAACAGGGACGCATTTTCGAGCCGTTCGTGCAGGTCGGGCGCAAGAAGGGCGGGGCCGGATTGGGATTGGCTCTGTGCAAGGAAATTGTCCAGTTGCACGGCGGGCGGATGGGGGTCTATTCGCGGCCGGGACAGGGCACGCAGTTTTACATGGCGCTGACGGTTTAGCTCAGGCTTCGTCGTCCATGCGTCGTCCGGCGAGACGCCGCCCACGGGTGATCAATTCAATGAATTGCACGGCGCTGAGGGCGTGGGCGAACAGCCAGCCCTGACCAAATTTGACGCCCTCACTGCTGAGCAATTTGGCTTGGGATTCCAGCTCGATGCCTTCGGCAATTACCTTGAGGTCCAGTGCCTGCGCCATATGAATGATGTGCGGCGCCACGCCACTGCTGGCGGCGTCATGGCCGAGCGCGTCGATAAACGCTTTGTCGATTTTCAAGCAGTCTACCGGCAGGGTTTGCAGGTAAGCGAGGCTGCAATAGCCGGTGCCGAAATCATCGATCAGCACCTGATGACCGACGTCACGCAAGGCTTGCAGGTTTTCCCGTGCCACCACCACGTCGATCAGCCCTCGTTCCGTCACCTCGAAGGCAATCTGCCGTGCGGCGACCCGGTGCAAGGTCAGCAACCGCGCCATCACTTCGCCGACACGCGGCACCATCACGTCGCACGCCGCGAGGTTCACCGAGATGTACAACTGCGGATTGGCGCGCAGTAACTGGCCCAGTTGTTCCAGCAAACGCTGGAGAACGAAGTCGGTCATCTGGCGGATCTGCCCGGTGTTTTCCGCCATCGGAATGAACAGGTCGGGACTGGTCAGCGTACCGTCCGGTCGGCGCCAGCGCAGCAAGGCCTCGGCGCCGACGCAATTACGGCTGTCGAGATCGAAGATCGGTTGATAAAGCACCTGCAACTCGCCACGCCGGATCGCGCCGTGCAACTCGGCGTCCAGCGACTGGCGCTGGCGTACCAGCAAAAGCACCATAAACCCGACGATCGCACCGCCCACCAGACAAGCCGGAATCATCCACCACCAGATGGCGGGCATGTGCAGGCCGCTGCGCGGTGTGATCAACACCAGCTGATATTCAGGGTTATCGGTCGGCATGCGGTAGATCAGCCGCGTTTGCGTGACCTGCAAGGCGTCGCGGCTTTTCGGTGGCCAGTGTTCGGTGGGCGGCCAGGTCTGTTCGGTGCCCAGCACCGGGATCGCTCGGCTGCCGTGATCCAGCACCACCAGCAGGCTGCTGCCTGGCGACAAATCGACCATGTCGGTCAAGTGACCGCGCGAGGTGGCTACGCGAAAATCACCGCGCCCCAGCATCAACGCGGCGCGGTTCTCATCGGGTTCAGTGGTGGTGTTCAGCCAATAGCTGTAGGTGGGGCCTGTGATATCTGGCGGGCGCACGACAGGCAGGCTTCCCTGACGTGGTCGGTTGGAACAGATCCGCGTACCGTCGCTGTAGGCGGCTTCATAGACGAAGCGATAATTGAAGGTGACTTGCTGCAGCGTTGCGATCATTTCGTCATCGCAACTGCGCAAGGGTTGCGCTTCCAGATCATCGAGACTTTCGCGCAGTTGGCCGAACAATTGTTCGAGGCGGGCCAGAAACCGCTCTCCTTGAGCGTTCATAGCCTGGCTTTCGTTGTACTCCACCTGACGCATCGCCGCGAACATACCTCCGGCGATCAGCAGCGCTGCGCTGAGCACAGCCGCGATCGTCGCCAAAAACCAAGGGCGATAGAAACCGCTACGCAGCGTCTCTCGGGTAGCAACCATATGGAATATCCGAAGAATTACCAATGAGTTATAGCTGCTGATTACGATTTCGCCCTGACCGTCGGGCGGGCGTCATTATTTTGTCTGGTTGAGAACCAGTAACAGCGCTGCGGTTTGCGTGTCGGGCGTGCCGTCGAATCGCGAAGGGCGGTAGTGCATCTGGAATGCAGCAAGGACATGACGAGTCGCAACGTCCAATTCGCCGGTTTGCGGTGTTTCATAGCCCAAGCGCGCCAGTTGCGCCTGGAACCAACTGATTTCCGGCAGCGTGTTGCGGTTGAACAGTGCTTGTTGGCGCGCCACGGCTTGTTCGTCTGGCCACAGTCCCAGACCTTCTGCGGCGAGACGTTTCCATGGAAACAGTGGCCCCGGATCCAGCTTGCGCAGTGGCGCGATGTCGCTGTGGCCGATGATATGGCGCGGACTAATGCCGTTGCGCTTGCTGATGTCCTTGAGCAGGGCTATCAGCGATTGAATCTGCGCTTCGCTGTACGGATACCACAGGCGCCCGGTTGGTGTGTCCTTGAAGCCTGGATTGACGATTTCGATGCCGATGGAACTGGAATTGAGCCACGTACGCCCTTGCCATTGGCTTTCACCGGCATGCCAGGCGCGCTGGTTTTCTTCCACGAGCTTGTAGACAGTGCCGCCCTTGTCATCGCCGATCAGGTAATGGCTGCTGACTTCGCCGTGGGTCAGCAATTGCAGTGAGCGCTCCAGTGATGCGGAGGTGTAATGAACCACTACAAATTGAATACGGCTGTCGTAATTGGCCGAAGGGTGGCTGGTGTCGTAGCGCGGACCGCTGGCGCAACCGGCGAGAATGAGCACTGAGGCAACAAGGGCGAAAATTTTCATGGCAGCGGACGGCACGCAAAAGACGATAATGCAACAGTGTAACGTACGGATTTGCCGGCCGATGCTTGACGAGTCGAATTAAACAAAATGGAACAATTGCGTCAGCCGAGCTCCACCCGATTGCGTCCTGCATTTTTCGCCCGATACAGCGCCTGATCGGCTCTCTTGAGCACAAGATCGCTGTGTTCTCCCGGCTTGAACGCTGCGAGGCCCATGGAAATAGTGATCGTCACGCGCTCGCCCTTGAAATGAAACGGGCACGCCTCGATTGCCGCGCGCAGAGTCTCCAACAGTTTCGCGCCTACGGATTGCGGGGTCGCAGGCAGTAACAGAACGAACTCTTCACCGCCGAAGCGGGCGATGAAATCCGAGACGCGCAGGCGTTTGCGGAGCACCGTGGCGATGATCTTCAGCACTTTATCGCCAGCCAGGTGACCGTAGTTGTCGTTGATCCTTTTGAAGTGATCAAGGTCGAGCATGGCCAGGCTCAGGGTGTTGCCGTGTTGCTGCCATTGGCTGATCTCATGTTCGAGTCGTTCGCTCCATGCAGCCCGATTGGGCAAGCCGGTGAGAGGGTCGATCATGGCTTTCTGGCGTTGCACTTCGAGGTTTTCCCGGAAGCCCTGGGCTTCCTGTTCCATGTGTGCGACGCGTTCGGAAAGAATTTTGAGTCTTGTCGCGACTTCCTGCTCGCGAGCATCACGCTGCTTTTGATGCTGATCCATGGTGCCGAGCAGGCCTTCGAGGTGGTTTTCCAGCACTTGCTTGAGGTCGTCCAGATCCGCCGCTTCCTGGACGCTGGTCTGCAAACCGTCGACTTGCTCGCGGATCTGCGAGTCCATTGCCCGCGCTGCCGAGCTGTTGTCGGCATGGCCTTCACTGGCGGCTTGCAGATTGCTCTGGAATGTTTCGAGGCGTTCGTTGAGTTGCTGCAGATACGCTTCGAATTCGTGCTGACCGCTGTCGGTAATCGCCAGCATCAACGTGGCGAGGTCATCGAGGATCGGCAGTAATTCGTACCAGTTCAAACCATGTTTCAGGCGCTCGCGCATCGCTTCGGCTTGCGGGCGGTGGCGCTCCGGCAGAGTCAGATCGTCGAGCAGACCGATCAGGGTGTCTTCGATATGCCGGGCCACCGAGCTGTACGACGGCTCCGGGGAATCCGGCAGGGCAAAAAGACTTTCTTGCTCGAACTGCTCCGGATCGATGGCAGCCACGGCCTGCGCGATGGGTTCGGGCAGTGGCAGGCTGGCAAAGGGCGGCGGGGTTGGATCACCGGGCTGCAGCAACTCGTCGGGGTTGAAGGCAACTGCAGCCACCGGTGGCGGGGTGATTTGCGCGACGAACTCGGGCGCAGCCTCAACGGGAGCAACGTCGGCTTCGAGCGGATCGCCTATGGCTTCGCTGACCGGCGTCGGTGGCACAACAACCGCGGCTGGCTGCGCCTGTTGAATTTCAGAGGGCGGCGCTGTCTCGATGGGCAGCGTGGGTGCTTGAACTTCGACAGCGGCCGGTGCCGGTGCTGGTTCAGAGGCTGCGACAGGAGCCGTTTTCGGTTTTTCCGTTTCGTCCTGCGCCGCCGCAGCGGCAGGCTCGGCTTCAACGATTCCCGGAGACTCAACCGGCGCGTCTTCTTGATCACGGCTGCCGAACAAGCGCTGCAACAAACCCGGGCGTCCCGGCTCGGCAGGCGTGTCCAACTGGCTCAAGGCCTTGCCCTGCAAGCCACTGAGCTCACTCAACAGCAGCGGCATTTCCCGCGCCGAACTGACGCGTGCGTCCAGTTGTTTGGCAAATTTCTTCAGCGGTTGCGCGACTTCGCGTGGCAGCGGCAACGCTTGCAGTTGCGTGACCAGCGCCGTCAGTGCCGAGCTGACCTGATCGATGCGGGTTTCCCGGCGCTGCTCGGAGTCGAGCACGGCTTTTTCCAGGCGTGGCAGCAGCGCGGCGAGGCCGGCGTCCATGTCGTCGGTGCGCACCACCTCGCGCATCTCTTTCATGCACTGGTCAACGGCTTTGTCGGTGCCCTCAGCGGCCAGCGTGCTGCGCACCAGACCGCGACGCAGCAGGTCGAGTCGTGCAGCCCAGCGTCGTTCGAGTTTGTCCTGCTGTTCGATGCTCTTGAGGTACTTTTCTTTCCAGCGCTGGGCTTCGTCGCTCATTCAGGGGTTCCGCGAAGGGCAGGACTCAACGCGGGCAATGCATCGGCCGTGAGCGAACCCGGCAGACGAATCTCTACCGCGACCGGCAGGTGATCGGAAATCGGTTGCGCCAGCACTTCGACCTTTTCCAGCGTCAGGGTCGGGCTGAGCAAAATATGATCAAGGCAGCGCTGTGGGCGCCAGCTGGGGAAAGTCGCTTCCACCTGCGGGGCCAGCAAGCCGAGATCGCGTAACGGTGAATCTTGTAGCAGATCGCTGGCATGGGTGTTCATGTCACCCATCAATACTTGATGTTTGTAGCCGCCGATCAAATCGCGAATGTAGGCCAGTTGCAGGCTGCGCGTTCGCGCTCCGAGCGCGAGATGCATCATGACCACTACCAGCGCTTCCGGACCTTCGCCGAAACGCAGCAGGATCGCGCCGCGTCCTTTCGGGCCGGGCAGCGGGTGATCCTCGATCGCCCACGGTTTCAGGCGACTGAGCACGCCATTGCTGTGCTGGGCCAGTCGACCGAGATTGCGATTGAGTTGTTGATACCAGTAGGGGAACGCGCCGAGATGGGCGAGGTGTTCGACCTGATTGACGTAGCCCGAACGCAGGCTGCCGCCGTCGGCTTCCTGCAGGGCGACCAGATCGAAGTCGCCAAGCAGGTCGCCGATCTTTTGCAGGTTGCCTGAGCGCCCGGTGTGCGGCAGCAGATGCTGCCAGCTACGGGTCAGGTAATGGCGATAGCGCTCGGTGCTGATGCCGACCTGGATGTTGAAACTGAGCAAACGCAGACGCTGGTCCGCAGGCAGGCCTGTGGCCGCCAAATGATGTTCGTTGACCTGCGGGTCATGCAGGCCAACGACGCGTGCGGATTTCCAGCCGCGCATGGCAGTCGCCGCGCTTAGTTGGCAGCAGCCTTGGTTGCCGCTCGCTCTTTGGCGACCAGTTGGTCAGCCAGTTGCAACGCTTGCTCGGCACCACCGGCGGAGCCGATGTCGAAGCGGTACTTGCCATTGACGATCATGGTTGGCACGCCAGTGATCTCGTATTTCTTGGCCAGCTCGCGAGCCTTGATGATCTGGCCTTTGATCGCGAAGGAATCGAAGGTGGCGAGGAACTTGTCCTTGTCCACGCCTTGGGTGGCGAGGAAGTCAGCCATATCGTTTTTATCGGTCAGCTTCTTGTGTTCTTTCTGGATCGCGTTGAATACCGCGGCATGCACCTTGTGCTCGACGCCCATTGCTTCCAGCGTCAGGAACATCTGGCCGTGAGCATCCCACGGGCCGCCGAACATGGCAGGAATGCGCACGAAGTTGACGTCGGAAGGCAGTTTTTCAACCCATGGATTGATCACCGGCTCAAAGGCATAGCAATGCGGGCAGCCGTACCAGAAGAGCTCGACCACTTCGATCTTGCCAGGCTCTGCCACCGGCACCGGGTTGGCCAGTTCGACGTAAGGTGCGGCAGGGGCTTCGGCGGCCTGAGCGGTGACGCCGAACAGGCTGGCAGCGACGAGGGCGGCGCTGATGATCAGATTACGCATGCTTTACTCCTGGACAATTTTGGTCGCCTCGCGCGACCTGTTTTCAGACAGATCCTGGCGGGCATGAGTGCTGTAGTGTAACGGCAGCGGCCACAAAAAAGGGCGGCCAAAGCCACCCTTTTTATACTTGCTGCGACGGATTAATCGAGCGTTAACGTTGCGCTCTTGCATTAAATCACGTAACTCCCTGCAGGAGCTGCCGAAGGCTGCGATCTTTTGATCTTCAGCCTTCATCCAGCGCTCGCCCCGGCGC
This window of the Pseudomonas fluorescens genome carries:
- a CDS encoding ATP-binding protein — encoded protein: MKLAMTLRTRLFLSISALITVALLGLLLGLVSVMQMAGTQEALVRNNFITLDLGLKLRQTLGDQLIIMLAEKPDPGAFEASKQHYFQLLDQGIEQQGESDDPPYGFRQAKADYLNFLASFDVTAESARNASASVDFRERFNVLRNGLITEHKHALDSINAVQHAARERALLIAGLLGLVGLAVLIIGFVTAQGIARRFGAPIEALAKAADNIGQGNYEVTLPISSAMEVNLLSRRFGLMAEALREHQATNVDELLAGQQRLQAVLDSIDDGLLMIDRQGHLEHLNPVAQRQLGWENDRLGQGLGAALERPELDAQLHLVLRGGTLERAPDDLSIEVDGESRLLTYSLTPVSHTQGHILGAVMVLHDVTEQRAFERVRSEFVLRASHELRTPVTGMHMAFGLFRERAKFPAESREADLLDTVNEEMQRLMQLINDLLNFSRYQNGLQKLTLAPCSIEDLLEQARLRFVDCAVAKGITLNVEIQGPLPRLQADQAQLDRVLDNLIDNALRHTARDGQIRLQARRHGERVIISVEDNGEGIAYGQQGRIFEPFVQVGRKKGGAGLGLALCKEIVQLHGGRMGVYSRPGQGTQFYMALTV
- a CDS encoding EAL domain-containing protein, yielding MVATRETLRSGFYRPWFLATIAAVLSAALLIAGGMFAAMRQVEYNESQAMNAQGERFLARLEQLFGQLRESLDDLEAQPLRSCDDEMIATLQQVTFNYRFVYEAAYSDGTRICSNRPRQGSLPVVRPPDITGPTYSYWLNTTTEPDENRAALMLGRGDFRVATSRGHLTDMVDLSPGSSLLVVLDHGSRAIPVLGTEQTWPPTEHWPPKSRDALQVTQTRLIYRMPTDNPEYQLVLITPRSGLHMPAIWWWMIPACLVGGAIVGFMVLLLVRQRQSLDAELHGAIRRGELQVLYQPIFDLDSRNCVGAEALLRWRRPDGTLTSPDLFIPMAENTGQIRQMTDFVLQRLLEQLGQLLRANPQLYISVNLAACDVMVPRVGEVMARLLTLHRVAARQIAFEVTERGLIDVVVARENLQALRDVGHQVLIDDFGTGYCSLAYLQTLPVDCLKIDKAFIDALGHDAASSGVAPHIIHMAQALDLKVIAEGIELESQAKLLSSEGVKFGQGWLFAHALSAVQFIELITRGRRLAGRRMDDEA
- a CDS encoding N-acetylmuramoyl-L-alanine amidase: MKIFALVASVLILAGCASGPRYDTSHPSANYDSRIQFVVVHYTSASLERSLQLLTHGEVSSHYLIGDDKGGTVYKLVEENQRAWHAGESQWQGRTWLNSSSIGIEIVNPGFKDTPTGRLWYPYSEAQIQSLIALLKDISKRNGISPRHIIGHSDIAPLRKLDPGPLFPWKRLAAEGLGLWPDEQAVARQQALFNRNTLPEISWFQAQLARLGYETPQTGELDVATRHVLAAFQMHYRPSRFDGTPDTQTAALLLVLNQTK
- a CDS encoding GGDEF domain-containing protein, whose translation is MSDEAQRWKEKYLKSIEQQDKLERRWAARLDLLRRGLVRSTLAAEGTDKAVDQCMKEMREVVRTDDMDAGLAALLPRLEKAVLDSEQRRETRIDQVSSALTALVTQLQALPLPREVAQPLKKFAKQLDARVSSAREMPLLLSELSGLQGKALSQLDTPAEPGRPGLLQRLFGSRDQEDAPVESPGIVEAEPAAAAAQDETEKPKTAPVAASEPAPAPAAVEVQAPTLPIETAPPSEIQQAQPAAVVVPPTPVSEAIGDPLEADVAPVEAAPEFVAQITPPPVAAVAFNPDELLQPGDPTPPPFASLPLPEPIAQAVAAIDPEQFEQESLFALPDSPEPSYSSVARHIEDTLIGLLDDLTLPERHRPQAEAMRERLKHGLNWYELLPILDDLATLMLAITDSGQHEFEAYLQQLNERLETFQSNLQAASEGHADNSSAARAMDSQIREQVDGLQTSVQEAADLDDLKQVLENHLEGLLGTMDQHQKQRDAREQEVATRLKILSERVAHMEQEAQGFRENLEVQRQKAMIDPLTGLPNRAAWSERLEHEISQWQQHGNTLSLAMLDLDHFKRINDNYGHLAGDKVLKIIATVLRKRLRVSDFIARFGGEEFVLLLPATPQSVGAKLLETLRAAIEACPFHFKGERVTITISMGLAAFKPGEHSDLVLKRADQALYRAKNAGRNRVELG
- a CDS encoding endonuclease/exonuclease/phosphatase family protein, with the translated sequence MRGWKSARVVGLHDPQVNEHHLAATGLPADQRLRLLSFNIQVGISTERYRHYLTRSWQHLLPHTGRSGNLQKIGDLLGDFDLVALQEADGGSLRSGYVNQVEHLAHLGAFPYWYQQLNRNLGRLAQHSNGVLSRLKPWAIEDHPLPGPKGRGAILLRFGEGPEALVVVMMHLALGARTRSLQLAYIRDLIGGYKHQVLMGDMNTHASDLLQDSPLRDLGLLAPQVEATFPSWRPQRCLDHILLSPTLTLEKVEVLAQPISDHLPVAVEIRLPGSLTADALPALSPALRGTPE
- a CDS encoding thiol:disulfide interchange protein DsbA/DsbL translates to MRNLIISAALVAASLFGVTAQAAEAPAAPYVELANPVPVAEPGKIEVVELFWYGCPHCYAFEPVINPWVEKLPSDVNFVRIPAMFGGPWDAHGQMFLTLEAMGVEHKVHAAVFNAIQKEHKKLTDKNDMADFLATQGVDKDKFLATFDSFAIKGQIIKARELAKKYEITGVPTMIVNGKYRFDIGSAGGAEQALQLADQLVAKERAATKAAAN